One Porphyromonas pogonae genomic region harbors:
- a CDS encoding MalY/PatB family protein, translating into MRYNFDEIIDRTHTDSIKWDGLTERWGRNDLLPMWVADMDFRTPPFIIESIQKQLNAGVLGYTMKPATWGDSIIKWLSKRHHWDVGSEELTFVPGIVRGLAFALQCFTQKDDKVLVMPPVYHPFFIVSQKLEREVIFSPLEIHDGQYQINFDRFRNDVKGCKVLILCNPHNPGGRVWTKEELRQIATICKENGVLVFSDEIHADLTLTPYQHHPFASVSSDASSNSIVFMAPSKAFNMPGLASSYTIIQNHDILRKFQDFMEAGEFSESHIFAYKSLIAAYTHGEEWLSEALDYIKGNIDFTQEYLQNHIPEIKMIRPQASFLIFLDCRELKLPQKELVHLFIDKAHLALNDGVMFGQGGEGFMRFNIACPRTLLDQALTQLKEAIQHYRQK; encoded by the coding sequence ATGAGATATAATTTTGATGAAATCATAGATCGGACACATACAGACTCAATAAAATGGGACGGTCTTACAGAACGCTGGGGAAGAAATGACTTATTACCCATGTGGGTAGCAGATATGGACTTTCGCACTCCCCCCTTTATTATTGAATCAATACAAAAACAATTAAATGCAGGAGTCTTAGGTTATACAATGAAACCTGCTACATGGGGTGATAGTATTATAAAATGGCTGAGTAAACGCCACCATTGGGATGTGGGCTCTGAGGAACTAACTTTTGTCCCCGGTATAGTAAGGGGATTGGCTTTTGCACTACAATGCTTTACTCAAAAGGATGATAAAGTCTTAGTAATGCCACCGGTATACCATCCATTTTTCATTGTTTCTCAAAAATTAGAGAGAGAGGTGATATTTAGTCCATTGGAAATACACGATGGACAATACCAAATCAATTTTGACAGATTTAGAAACGATGTAAAAGGTTGCAAAGTGCTTATATTATGCAACCCTCATAATCCCGGAGGCAGAGTATGGACAAAAGAAGAGTTGCGACAAATAGCGACCATATGCAAGGAAAACGGAGTATTGGTCTTCTCTGATGAAATACATGCAGATCTGACCTTAACACCATATCAACACCATCCTTTTGCAAGCGTATCTTCTGATGCATCCTCAAATAGTATAGTATTTATGGCTCCAAGCAAGGCTTTCAATATGCCGGGACTTGCTTCTTCATACACAATTATTCAAAATCATGATATTCTTAGAAAGTTCCAAGATTTTATGGAAGCAGGAGAGTTTTCTGAAAGTCACATATTTGCTTATAAAAGTTTGATTGCTGCTTATACTCATGGTGAAGAATGGCTTTCGGAGGCTTTAGATTACATAAAAGGGAATATTGATTTTACTCAGGAATACTTACAGAATCATATTCCCGAAATAAAAATGATACGCCCTCAAGCATCATTCTTAATTTTTCTGGATTGCAGAGAACTAAAACTACCTCAAAAGGAATTAGTTCATTTATTTATTGATAAAGCTCATTTAGCTCTGAATGACGGAGTAATGTTTGGTCAAGGCGGAGAAGGTTTTATGCGTTTTAACATAGCATGTCCTAGAACATTATTGGATCAGGCATTAACACAATTAAAAGAGGCAATACAACATTATAGACAAAAGTAA
- a CDS encoding GNAT family N-acetyltransferase produces the protein MTKNHIEIVSLSSSTYPQYRAEISQLYIEAFTMGEYAQSITFETATHTLDKLIESGSGYMVFSDDLLIGLLIATPLSYDREFPKEQAPQIDYKQAIYIAEIMVNSLYRGKGIASMMIKKLINELSKDLYHDLLLRVWDDNMPAVHLYRNLGFNPIAHIVQQKTKVLGEQFEMKKTYMYKKL, from the coding sequence ATGACTAAAAATCATATAGAGATCGTATCGCTTTCATCATCTACATACCCTCAATATAGAGCTGAAATATCTCAGCTTTATATTGAGGCTTTTACAATGGGAGAATATGCACAAAGCATTACTTTCGAAACAGCTACCCATACTTTAGATAAGTTAATTGAAAGTGGCTCCGGTTATATGGTATTTAGTGATGATCTATTGATAGGCTTACTCATTGCAACACCTTTATCTTATGATAGAGAGTTTCCTAAAGAGCAAGCTCCTCAAATTGATTACAAGCAAGCTATTTACATAGCTGAAATAATGGTGAATAGCCTTTACCGGGGTAAAGGAATAGCCTCTATGATGATTAAAAAACTGATAAACGAATTATCGAAGGATTTATATCACGACCTTCTATTGCGAGTCTGGGACGATAATATGCCTGCTGTACATTTATATAGAAATTTGGGGTTTAATCCCATTGCGCACATAGTTCAGCAGAAGACTAAGGTTTTAGGAGAACAATTCGAAATGAAAAAAACTTACATGTACAAAAAATTGTAA
- the ovoA gene encoding 5-histidylcysteine sulfoxide synthase, producing MRDLITKTINLRNGDSEHKRQEIREYFLKTWEIDELLYMQLKSDDIFYHRGDPLRHIILFYLGHTAAFFINKLMLTRIIDKRVNAAYESIFAIGVDEMSWDDLNNNHYDWPSVSETRKFRDDVKDIVLKVIDNAPLEMPIRWQSPFWIIMMGIEHERIHLETSSVLIRQLPIDEVVGGRFGEICLKDNPPPSNELILVQGKKMVLGKPKDHPYYGWDNEYGVYHEDVQDFKAAKYLTSNREFLEFIQDEGYNTQRYWTEEGWSWRTFKNATMPLFWRKSDDKYRLRLMAEEIDMPWSWPVEVNYLEAKAFCNWKSEKTGKSYRLPTEAEWYCLYEATGLKDMMEWDKAPGNINLEYYASSCPVNDFKQGDFFDVIGNVWQWTETSITGFPGFKVHEAYDDFSTPTFDGKHNLIKGGSWISTGNEATIHSRYAFRRHFYQHAGFRYIQTDAPLIIIRNDYETDPEVTLACEKDWGDSFAEIPNYAKKLSALIRKTVGEISSASVLDLNADTGRLAFELAPYYKSVMALDFTARMLRMGNQLQEQGGMRYTMKDENDLVLYREVLLKDLGLGVGMDKINFMQSDINNLKPIYTGYDIVVISDILQEVARPRSFLASISDRINKNGYLIIASDYNWNLDITPHKYWLGGYKKDGEPVTALDALKKSLSEHFNAVGDPQDLEIISPKSSRISEKRLLQVTFWRKK from the coding sequence ATGAGAGATTTAATAACAAAGACAATAAACCTACGCAACGGTGACAGCGAACATAAAAGACAGGAAATACGGGAGTATTTCCTTAAGACGTGGGAAATAGATGAGTTGTTGTATATGCAACTTAAATCAGATGATATTTTCTATCACCGAGGTGATCCCTTGAGACATATAATTCTCTTTTATCTTGGACATACGGCTGCTTTCTTTATTAATAAACTCATGCTTACCAGAATAATTGACAAAAGGGTAAATGCAGCATATGAATCAATATTTGCTATAGGAGTGGATGAGATGAGCTGGGATGATCTTAATAACAATCATTATGACTGGCCTTCTGTGTCTGAAACTCGTAAGTTCCGAGACGATGTTAAGGATATTGTACTAAAGGTGATTGACAATGCTCCTTTAGAAATGCCTATCCGCTGGCAAAGTCCTTTTTGGATTATTATGATGGGAATCGAGCATGAACGCATTCACTTGGAAACATCATCAGTACTGATACGCCAACTCCCAATTGATGAAGTTGTAGGAGGGCGTTTCGGCGAAATTTGCTTAAAAGACAATCCTCCTCCTTCCAACGAACTTATACTTGTACAAGGCAAAAAGATGGTATTGGGAAAACCTAAAGATCATCCATACTATGGATGGGATAATGAGTATGGTGTATATCATGAAGATGTACAAGACTTTAAAGCAGCAAAGTACCTTACGTCAAACAGAGAGTTCTTGGAGTTTATCCAAGATGAAGGCTACAATACTCAAAGGTATTGGACAGAAGAAGGATGGAGTTGGCGTACATTTAAGAATGCAACAATGCCACTTTTTTGGCGTAAATCCGATGACAAGTATCGCCTTCGTTTAATGGCCGAAGAAATTGATATGCCATGGAGCTGGCCTGTAGAAGTTAACTATTTAGAGGCAAAAGCATTTTGCAACTGGAAAAGTGAAAAGACTGGAAAAAGCTATCGCTTACCTACAGAAGCTGAATGGTATTGCTTATATGAGGCTACAGGTTTGAAAGATATGATGGAATGGGATAAAGCTCCCGGAAATATCAATCTTGAATATTATGCATCGTCATGTCCGGTAAATGATTTTAAGCAAGGTGATTTCTTTGATGTAATAGGTAATGTTTGGCAATGGACTGAGACTTCAATAACAGGGTTTCCGGGATTCAAGGTACATGAAGCATATGATGATTTCTCTACTCCTACGTTCGATGGCAAGCATAATCTGATAAAAGGAGGTTCATGGATTTCTACAGGAAATGAAGCAACTATTCATTCTCGATATGCTTTCAGAAGGCATTTTTATCAGCATGCAGGATTTAGATATATTCAAACCGATGCTCCCCTGATAATAATAAGAAATGATTATGAAACAGACCCGGAAGTAACATTGGCTTGCGAAAAAGATTGGGGTGATTCATTTGCAGAAATTCCCAATTATGCAAAAAAACTTAGCGCACTTATTCGTAAGACTGTAGGAGAAATATCATCAGCATCTGTTCTTGATCTTAATGCGGATACCGGGAGGTTGGCTTTTGAATTGGCTCCTTATTATAAATCCGTCATGGCTCTTGACTTTACCGCCAGAATGTTGCGAATGGGGAACCAACTACAAGAGCAAGGAGGAATGCGGTACACGATGAAGGACGAAAATGACTTGGTTCTTTACAGAGAAGTTCTTCTCAAAGACTTGGGGTTGGGCGTAGGAATGGATAAAATCAACTTCATGCAGTCCGACATCAATAATCTTAAGCCTATTTATACAGGATATGATATTGTGGTAATATCTGATATATTACAGGAGGTTGCCCGACCAAGAAGTTTTTTGGCTTCAATATCCGATCGTATAAATAAAAACGGATACTTGATTATTGCATCCGACTATAACTGGAATTTAGATATTACTCCTCATAAATATTGGTTGGGTGGATACAAAAAAGATGGCGAACCAGTAACCGCATTAGATGCCCTTAAGAAAAGTCTTTCTGAACATTTCAATGCCGTAGGCGATCCGCAAGATCTTGAAATTATATCTCCTAAGTCATCCCGCATTTCAGAGAAAAGATTGCTTCAAGTAACCTTTTGGCGCAAAAAGTAA
- a CDS encoding (2Fe-2S)-binding protein has protein sequence MGQEDEIICHCNEITRGQIENAIREQGLKTIDEVGDAIDAGTVCGSCQDDIQSILDEING, from the coding sequence ATGGGACAAGAAGATGAAATAATCTGTCATTGTAATGAAATAACTCGAGGTCAGATTGAGAATGCCATTCGTGAGCAAGGGCTTAAAACCATCGATGAAGTTGGCGATGCTATTGATGCTGGCACAGTGTGTGGTAGTTGCCAAGATGATATCCAATCAATCCTTGATGAAATAAACGGATAA
- a CDS encoding formate/nitrite transporter family protein encodes MINSPSEVIAITKEMAKKKYNTPFPKLALLGIFAGFYIGMGGLLSTMAAAGVNGIAEANPIIPKLLSGATFPLGLMLVILVGAELFTGNNAYLIPAAVHGDIPKSYILKNWGIIFIANFIGAFFFDYIFVYLSGVMKPEVYASYVAHVAEYKTALPWYQALIRGIGANWMVCLSVWLALSSRSMVGRVIGLWWPIMGFVVMGFEHSIANMFYIPTGILHGANVSWIDFAVKNLLPVTIGNIIGGALFVGSAYTYLYGKKTESKTI; translated from the coding sequence ATGATCAATTCACCTTCAGAAGTAATAGCCATCACAAAAGAGATGGCTAAAAAGAAATATAATACGCCTTTCCCTAAGCTTGCTTTATTGGGCATTTTTGCCGGCTTTTATATCGGCATGGGAGGATTACTCTCCACGATGGCCGCTGCCGGAGTAAACGGCATTGCCGAAGCAAACCCGATAATCCCCAAACTTCTTAGCGGGGCAACATTCCCATTAGGTCTTATGCTGGTCATCCTTGTTGGTGCGGAGCTTTTTACAGGAAACAATGCTTATCTTATCCCGGCTGCCGTACATGGAGACATTCCCAAGTCTTACATTCTTAAGAACTGGGGTATTATCTTTATTGCAAACTTTATAGGAGCCTTTTTCTTCGATTATATTTTTGTGTATTTGTCTGGTGTGATGAAACCGGAAGTATATGCAAGCTATGTAGCTCATGTGGCAGAATATAAAACCGCATTACCATGGTACCAAGCCTTGATCAGAGGTATAGGTGCCAATTGGATGGTCTGCTTATCTGTATGGCTTGCATTATCATCGCGAAGTATGGTAGGAAGAGTAATAGGATTATGGTGGCCTATTATGGGATTTGTGGTCATGGGTTTTGAGCACTCGATAGCTAACATGTTTTATATACCCACGGGTATATTACATGGAGCTAATGTAAGTTGGATTGATTTTGCAGTAAAAAATTTACTGCCGGTAACTATAGGTAACATAATAGGGGGTGCCCTGTTTGTTGGAAGTGCCTACACCTACTTATATGGTAAAAAAACTGAATCTAAAACTATCTGA
- the prfB gene encoding peptide chain release factor 2 (programmed frameshift): MITTDQLNSLLERRDALRGYLDVDNRRIQLQEEELRTADPSFWEDNKQAEIQMRKVKDLRKWIGFFEEIDTVAEEVKLAFDYCKEGITSEEEVDEAYAKAIALVEEVELKNMLRAEEDNLGAVLKVNAGAGGTESQDWASMLVRMYQRWAEKNGYKVSITNWQDGDEAGVKTVTMQIEGDQAYGFLKSENGVHRLVRVSPYNAQGKRMTSFASVFVVPLVDDSIEINVNPGDISWDTFRSSGAGGQNVNKVETGVRLHYTYKDPDTGEEQEIVIENTESRSQLDNRENAMRLLRSQLYEIELQKRRVAQAEVEAGKKKIEWGSQIRSYVFDDRRVKDHRTNYQTSNVNAVMDGDIDEFIKAYLMEFAGAESANK; encoded by the exons ATGATTACTACAGACCAACTGAACTCTCTGTTGGAGCGCCGTGACGCGCTGAGGGGGTATCTT GACGTCGATAATAGACGTATACAATTACAAGAAGAAGAACTGAGGACTGCCGACCCTTCTTTTTGGGAAGATAATAAACAAGCCGAAATACAGATGCGCAAGGTAAAAGACTTGCGTAAATGGATTGGTTTTTTTGAAGAGATCGATACGGTTGCCGAGGAGGTCAAGCTGGCATTTGACTACTGTAAAGAAGGTATTACTTCAGAAGAAGAGGTAGATGAGGCTTATGCCAAAGCTATAGCTCTTGTAGAAGAGGTAGAACTAAAAAATATGCTTCGTGCAGAAGAGGATAATCTGGGTGCTGTGCTCAAGGTAAATGCAGGTGCAGGTGGTACGGAAAGTCAAGACTGGGCTTCTATGCTGGTGCGTATGTATCAGCGTTGGGCTGAAAAAAATGGATACAAAGTATCTATAACCAACTGGCAAGATGGCGACGAAGCCGGCGTCAAAACAGTAACCATGCAGATCGAAGGGGATCAGGCTTACGGATTTCTCAAGAGTGAAAATGGGGTCCACCGTCTTGTGCGGGTCTCTCCATACAATGCTCAAGGTAAGCGCATGACCAGCTTTGCATCAGTCTTTGTGGTGCCTTTGGTGGACGATTCCATTGAGATCAACGTAAATCCCGGTGATATTAGCTGGGATACTTTCCGTTCCAGTGGTGCAGGCGGGCAGAATGTTAATAAGGTAGAGACCGGTGTGCGTTTGCACTACACCTACAAAGATCCTGATACGGGTGAGGAGCAGGAGATTGTAATAGAAAATACTGAGAGTCGTTCACAACTTGACAACCGTGAGAACGCCATGCGCCTTTTGCGTTCACAACTCTATGAGATAGAACTCCAAAAACGTAGAGTGGCACAGGCTGAGGTTGAAGCCGGCAAGAAGAAAATAGAGTGGGGGTCTCAGATAAGAAGTTATGTCTTTGATGATCGTAGAGTCAAAGATCACCGAACAAATTACCAGACCAGCAATGTAAATGCTGTGATGGACGGTGACATTGATGAGTTTATCAAGGCATACCTCATGGAATTTGCGGGAGCCGAATCCGCCAATAAGTAA
- a CDS encoding AMP-dependent synthetase/ligase — translation MLVYHLAELPQRIFEEYGNKTILKYYNKEKDHWDKLHGEHLYHGALGVAKAFAHIMLNPGDKVGIYSQNTVRGLYTEMGIFMMRGVSVPLYATASPEQVEFVVNDAGIETIFVGEQFQYNNAYHAQLKSNVLKRIIIFDEHVVLNPDDNTSIFYNDFVRLGDSMHNEIAAKVSVGNALNSDLAVIIYTSGTSGNSKGVMLTHSNFMSQIRVHTLMFPFINSKDTSMCFLPMSHIFEKTWVYFCLSQGVTIAILSDPKKIQKALPAVKPTLMCNVPRFWEKVYHGVNMKIQGSPTVLQRVYKHAINVGRKYRLDYYLKKKKAPMGLSAMFWFYDKTVFSTLKRVLGIQNGKFFPTAGAPLSKEVNVFLQSVNIPIIYGYGLTESTATVSCYSRRGFDIDSIGQIIPGLEVKIDPVNNEILLKGPSITTGYYKNPQANAESFTADGFFKTGDAGRIEGNNLYFLERIKDLFKTANGKYIAPQMIEGLLAADPFIEQVAVIGDTYKFVSALIYPNWDLLKAECVKRDLADCQSIDKMAVNHELYRFMMARIENALGALAQYEKIKRFTLLKEPFSIENGELTNTLKIKRRIVNEHYAAEIALMYQENI, via the coding sequence ATGTTGGTATATCACTTGGCCGAATTACCTCAAAGGATATTTGAGGAATATGGGAATAAAACAATCTTAAAATATTATAATAAAGAAAAAGATCATTGGGACAAGCTTCACGGCGAACACCTTTATCACGGAGCATTGGGTGTGGCAAAAGCATTTGCTCACATCATGCTCAATCCCGGGGATAAGGTAGGTATATACTCTCAGAATACAGTGAGAGGGCTATACACAGAAATGGGGATATTTATGATGAGAGGAGTATCTGTCCCTCTGTACGCCACTGCATCTCCTGAACAAGTAGAGTTCGTTGTGAATGATGCCGGTATTGAGACTATTTTTGTAGGAGAGCAATTCCAATATAATAACGCATATCATGCGCAGCTCAAGAGTAATGTCCTTAAGCGCATTATAATTTTTGATGAGCATGTTGTCCTCAACCCTGATGATAATACATCTATATTCTATAATGATTTTGTACGTCTGGGCGACTCCATGCACAATGAGATTGCTGCTAAGGTATCTGTTGGTAACGCTCTGAATTCTGATCTTGCTGTGATTATTTACACATCAGGGACTTCGGGCAATAGTAAAGGGGTTATGCTTACACACAGTAATTTCATGAGTCAGATCAGGGTGCATACTCTGATGTTTCCCTTTATCAATTCCAAGGATACAAGTATGTGTTTCTTGCCTATGAGCCATATCTTCGAAAAGACGTGGGTTTATTTTTGTTTGAGCCAGGGTGTAACTATAGCGATACTATCGGATCCTAAGAAGATACAGAAGGCATTGCCGGCAGTAAAACCGACACTTATGTGCAATGTGCCTCGTTTCTGGGAGAAAGTCTATCATGGCGTAAATATGAAAATACAAGGATCTCCCACAGTACTCCAGCGGGTTTATAAACATGCTATTAATGTGGGACGCAAATATAGGCTGGATTATTATCTCAAAAAGAAAAAAGCCCCTATGGGTTTAAGCGCTATGTTTTGGTTCTATGACAAAACAGTGTTTAGTACTCTAAAGCGGGTGTTGGGTATTCAGAATGGCAAATTCTTTCCTACAGCGGGAGCACCTCTATCCAAAGAGGTCAATGTATTCTTACAATCGGTAAACATCCCTATTATTTACGGTTACGGGCTTACCGAATCCACTGCTACCGTATCGTGCTACTCTCGTCGTGGGTTTGATATTGATTCTATTGGGCAGATAATACCCGGGTTGGAGGTAAAGATCGATCCTGTTAACAATGAGATCCTGCTCAAAGGTCCTAGCATTACCACGGGATACTACAAAAATCCCCAAGCTAATGCAGAGTCTTTTACTGCCGATGGTTTTTTCAAAACCGGTGATGCCGGGCGTATAGAAGGGAACAACCTCTATTTCCTCGAAAGGATCAAGGATTTGTTCAAGACTGCCAATGGCAAATATATTGCTCCTCAGATGATTGAGGGCTTGCTTGCTGCGGATCCTTTTATTGAGCAGGTCGCAGTCATTGGTGACACTTATAAATTTGTAAGTGCCTTGATTTACCCCAACTGGGATCTATTGAAAGCCGAGTGTGTAAAGCGCGATTTGGCTGACTGCCAATCAATAGATAAGATGGCTGTCAATCATGAGCTTTATCGCTTCATGATGGCACGTATCGAAAATGCTTTGGGTGCATTGGCTCAGTACGAGAAGATCAAACGTTTCACTCTTCTTAAAGAACCGTTTAGTATAGAAAATGGTGAGCTTACCAATACACTTAAGATCAAACGACGTATCGTCAATGAACATTATGCGGCTGAGATAGCACTGATGTATCAAGAAAATATATAA
- a CDS encoding YitT family protein, whose amino-acid sequence MTHNKPQIAQDFLLIFFGSLIQAVGYSIFIAPFNIVPGGVYGISIIINHLSKGVFETFPNGLPIGTVALFFNIPLFLLATKRLGKLSGGKTVVTFILVAFFTDLITSLTGGRPLVEGDAILSSFYGGAILGLSVFMIFKANSTCAGTDVLSRVLARDTNIKISNLIIMIDSTVVLLGLIAFGDWKVPLYSWLVIFIFGKVVEFLQPENPNKAVFIVSEMPQAIRDVIINDLGLRGTYLHGKGLYAGKEKDIIFLITERKHLLELKKAVLATDPQAFITTTNAASDAIKPSI is encoded by the coding sequence ATGACCCACAATAAGCCTCAGATAGCACAGGACTTCCTCCTTATTTTCTTCGGATCATTGATACAAGCTGTAGGATACTCCATCTTCATAGCTCCGTTCAATATTGTTCCGGGTGGTGTATATGGTATAAGCATCATCATCAATCACCTTTCCAAGGGCGTGTTTGAAACATTCCCCAATGGATTACCTATTGGTACGGTAGCATTATTCTTCAACATTCCTCTTTTCTTGTTAGCAACCAAAAGACTTGGGAAGCTTTCGGGTGGAAAAACGGTTGTTACCTTTATACTTGTAGCATTCTTTACGGATCTTATCACATCACTTACTGGTGGTAGACCTCTCGTGGAAGGAGATGCCATTCTTTCCAGCTTTTATGGTGGAGCTATCCTCGGACTTAGTGTCTTCATGATATTCAAAGCTAACAGCACCTGTGCCGGTACGGATGTACTCTCAAGAGTTCTAGCCAGAGATACCAATATCAAGATAAGTAATCTTATCATCATGATAGATTCTACCGTAGTATTATTGGGTCTCATTGCTTTTGGTGACTGGAAAGTCCCTCTTTACTCATGGTTGGTTATCTTCATATTCGGCAAAGTTGTAGAGTTTCTGCAACCTGAAAATCCCAATAAAGCCGTATTTATAGTATCAGAGATGCCACAAGCTATACGTGACGTAATCATCAATGATTTGGGGCTTAGAGGTACATATCTTCACGGCAAAGGCTTGTATGCAGGAAAAGAGAAAGACATTATATTTCTGATTACAGAAAGGAAGCATCTACTGGAGCTTAAGAAGGCGGTATTAGCCACCGACCCTCAAGCTTTCATAACTACTACCAATGCTGCCAGTGATGCCATAAAGCCATCCATATAG
- a CDS encoding peptidylprolyl isomerase, which produces MIKKISLLASLFICLAFVCNIKAQQKENNRVKILVETNKGKFTIELYNETPLHKQNFINLVSSHAYDGVIFHRVIKDFMVQGGNLMTKHATAKTDVTQDTLKRTVPAEIMTDQIFHVRGSLCAAREPDESNPEKASSGSQFYIVTGKYYTAFDLSELEAKKHIKFSDKQKEAYMHEGGTPSLDGGYTVFGRVIDGWNVIDKIQRVETDGIDRPIKDVIIKSMHIIAPK; this is translated from the coding sequence ATGATCAAAAAGATATCTCTATTAGCATCGCTGTTTATCTGTCTTGCATTTGTATGTAATATCAAAGCGCAGCAAAAAGAAAATAACCGAGTAAAAATATTGGTTGAGACAAACAAAGGGAAATTTACGATCGAGCTATACAACGAAACACCGCTACATAAGCAAAACTTCATCAACCTAGTGAGCAGTCATGCCTATGATGGCGTCATATTCCACCGAGTAATCAAAGATTTTATGGTACAAGGAGGTAACTTAATGACAAAGCATGCTACCGCAAAAACAGATGTGACGCAAGATACTCTCAAAAGAACTGTTCCCGCAGAAATCATGACGGATCAGATATTTCATGTTAGAGGCTCACTATGTGCCGCACGAGAACCTGACGAATCTAACCCTGAGAAAGCCTCTTCAGGCTCGCAGTTTTATATTGTAACGGGTAAGTATTATACAGCTTTTGACTTATCGGAATTAGAAGCTAAAAAACATATCAAATTTTCTGACAAACAAAAAGAAGCATATATGCATGAGGGCGGGACCCCTTCGCTAGATGGAGGCTACACTGTCTTTGGCAGAGTGATAGACGGATGGAATGTCATCGATAAAATCCAAAGAGTAGAAACCGATGGCATAGATCGTCCCATCAAAGATGTAATTATCAAGTCTATGCACATCATTGCACCCAAGTAA